One Terriglobales bacterium genomic region harbors:
- a CDS encoding HAD family hydrolase produces the protein MNPVLPILALASDYDATLAFEGKIAPHTRDALARLKASTRKLLLVTGRELEDLLAIAPEIALFDCTVAENGAVLYWPSRRHIESIAPPPPKQFLEKLRQRGVQPVSVGRSIVSTKQPNAGTVQETIADMGLALDIIFNRDSVMVLPAGVNKATGLTRALRELGVPAAQVVAVGDAENDEAFLRLCGFSVAVANAIPRIKQLADMTTEQEHGPGVVELVEKILAGEPLRQPSPRNPLCGVSSTHLEK, from the coding sequence ATTCTGGCCCTGGCCTCCGACTATGATGCAACTTTGGCCTTCGAGGGCAAGATTGCTCCGCACACGCGCGATGCGCTCGCGCGCCTGAAGGCCTCGACCCGCAAGCTGCTCCTGGTAACTGGGCGGGAACTCGAAGACTTGCTCGCGATTGCCCCGGAAATTGCGCTCTTCGATTGCACGGTGGCTGAAAACGGTGCGGTCCTATACTGGCCTTCGCGCCGCCACATCGAATCGATTGCTCCTCCACCACCTAAGCAGTTTCTGGAAAAGCTGCGCCAACGAGGAGTACAACCCGTGTCCGTGGGCCGCTCCATTGTCTCCACAAAGCAGCCGAACGCCGGTACTGTGCAAGAGACGATTGCTGACATGGGACTGGCACTCGACATCATCTTTAACCGCGACTCGGTGATGGTGCTTCCTGCAGGCGTCAACAAAGCGACTGGTCTGACTCGCGCACTGAGGGAATTGGGAGTGCCGGCAGCGCAGGTGGTCGCCGTGGGCGATGCGGAAAACGATGAGGCTTTTCTCAGGTTATGCGGATTTTCTGTAGCCGTAGCCAATGCGATCCCGAGGATCAAGCAACTGGCGGATATGACCACAGAGCAGGAACACGGTCCCGGAGTGGTTGAGCTAGTGGAGAAAATCCTGGCTGGCGAACCACTCCGTCAGCCTTCCCCGCGCAATCCTCTTTGTGGCGTTTCGTCCACGCACTTGGAGAAGTGA